A genome region from Manihot esculenta cultivar AM560-2 chromosome 5, M.esculenta_v8, whole genome shotgun sequence includes the following:
- the LOC110615124 gene encoding xanthotoxin 5-hydroxylase CYP82C4, translating to MDLNVQSFTITGFVSLIFIYFVLLIRTKIAPTSSTREAPEPAGAWPIIGHIHQLGGANQHLHQTLGNMADKYGPAFCIRLGNFRAFVVSSREVAKECFTTNDRAFSSRPVTAATKHMCYNNAVFGFAPYSQHWREMRKIVMLELLSNSRLEAIKNVQASEVDAGIRKLYCLWAENKSRTPVLVELNQWLEDITFNVIVRVVAGKRYTAGASHDGEARRCQNAIAEFFRLMGIFVVSDAFPFLRWLDFQGHEKAMKKTANELDAILGGWLEEHRQRKVSGHVRTDEDEQDFIDRMLSAEDRGHLSGFPYDADTSIKSTCLAVITGASDATATTLTWAVSLLLNNQFALKKAQEELDLHVGAERLVDESDIKNLVYLQAIIKETLRLNPVAPLSGPREAMEDCTLAGYNVPAGSRLIINVWKIQRDPTSWTDPLEFQPERFLTSHVDVDVRGKHFELIPFGSGRRACPGVALALQGLHLTLARLLQAFDLANSNDEPVDMAAKSGMNTAKATPLEVLVSPRLPATLYSIVKD from the exons ATGGACCTGAATGTGCAAAGCTTTACAATTACTGGGtttgtttctttaattttcatCTACTTTGTATTGCTCATAAGAACAAAGATTGCTCCAACGAGCAGTACAAGAGAAGCTCCTGAACCAGCTGGTGCATGGCCAATAATTGGCCACATCCACCAACTAGGCGGAGCTAATCAGCATCTTCACCAAACGCTTGGAAACATGGCCGACAAGTATGGGCCAGCCTTCTGCATTCGCCTAGGGAACTTTCGTGCTTTTGTAGTATCCAGTAGGGAAGTTGCAAAAGAATGCTTCACAACTAATGACAGAGCCTTTTCTTCCCGTCCCGTCACAGCAGCAACAAAGCATATGTGCTATAACAATGCTGTGTTTGGATTCGCACCCTACAGTCAACATTGGCGTGAGATGAGAAAGATAGTGATGCTTGAACTTCTCTCCAACAGTCGGCTCGAGGCGATCAAGAATGTCCAGGCTTCTGAAGTGGATGCAGGGATAAGAAAGCTTTACTGTTTGTGGGCTGAAAATAAGAGCCGTACTCCTGTGCTTGTCGAACTTAACCAATGGTTAGAGGATATTACATTTAATGTGATTGTTAGAGTGGTGGCTGGAAAACGTTATACTGCAGGTGCATCTCATGATGGTGAGGCGAGACGTTGCCAGAATGCGATTGCTGAGTTTTTTCGCTTGATGGGCATTTTTGTGGTTTCCGATGCATTTCCTTTTTTAAGGTGGTTGGATTTCCAGGGGCATGAGAAGGCAATGAAGAAGACAGCCAATGAATTGGATGCCATACTTGGAGGTTGGCTGGAAGAGCATCGCCAAAGGAAAGTTTCCGGACATGTCAGGACTGACGAGGATGAGCAGGATTTTATTGATAGGATGTTGTCGGCGGAGGACAGAGGTCATCTCTCCGGTTTTCCATACGATGCAGATACTAGCATCAAGTCCACTTGTCTG GCTGTTATAACAGGGGCCAGTGATGCAACAGCGACGACATTGACTTGGGCCGTGTCATTGCTTCTGAACAATCAGTTTGCTCTGAAGAAGGCGCAAGAGGAACTAGACCTTCATGTAGGAGCTGAACGTCTGGTGGATGAATCAGACATAAAAAATCTTGTTTATCTTCAAGCTATAATCAAAGAAACTCTCCGCCTGAATCCCGTAGCTCCACTTTCAGGACCTCGGGAAGCCATGGAAGATTGCACTCTAGCAGGTTACAATGTCCCAGCTGGCTCTCGCTTGATAATAAACGTATGGAAGATCCAAAGAGATCCAACAAGTTGGACAGATCCACTGGAGTTTCAGCCAGAGAGATTCCTTACAAGCCATGTTGATGTTGATGTAAGAGGAAAACACTTCGAGCTCATTCCTTTCGGTTCAGGCAGACGAGCGTGCCCAGGTGTAGCACTTGCTCTCCAGGGCCTTCATCTCACGCTTGCTAGGCTCCTTCAAGCATTTGATTTGGCAAACTCCAACGACGAGCCTGTAGACATGGCTGCAAAATCAGGAATGAATACAGCAAAAGCAACGCCATTAGAGGTTCTTGTTTCCCCTCGTCTCCCTGCCACACTCTATTCTATTGTCAAAGATTAA
- the LOC110616120 gene encoding cytochrome P450 CYP82D47: protein MDYTSPYFNTTIAGVFALLLFSCYLQRKWKSRAFKGKLAPQPLGAWPLIGHFALLARTQDPHLTLSALADKYGPVLTMRIGVHPVLVVSSSEVAKEIFTTNDANVTFRPALVAAKLLGYNYAFFPFSPGGPYWRETRKISVLELLSNRRSEVIKHIRTQEVETSIKELYRACMDKQSIEMKQWFSDLNLDVLLRMVIGKKYFGAGAVGDEKEGRRFQEVIKVLFHYLGMLFLRDAVPFLGWMDVGGHEKAMKNTAKELDDFMEKWLQEHKRKRYNNLDDAEAEKDFMDVMLSILVGKSLEGYDADTINKATCLSLIAGNGTVAVAMTWALALLLNNQPVLNKAQKELDKIVGKERLVDEKDIKKLDYLQAIVKETLRLYPPAFIPGPRQFIEDCTIGGYHVPKNTWLMVNVWKIQRDPRVWPDPAEFKPERFLTTHKNVDVWSQNFELLPFGGGRRGCPGASHSLHMIHLTLATLLHAFEISTPTDAAIDMTPGIGLTNMKMTPLEAVVSPRLPPSCFE, encoded by the exons ATGGATTATACTTCTCCCTATTTTAACACTACAATAGCTGGGGTCTTTGCCTTGCTTCTTTTTTCATGCTATCTACAAAGAAAATGGAAATCTAGAGCTTTCAAGGGCAAACTCGCACCTCAACCACTGGGTGCATGGCCTTTAATAGGCCATTTTGCTCTTTTAGCAAGAACCCAAGATCCTCATCTAACATTGAGTGCTCTAGCAGATAAATATGGTCCAGTTTTGACCATGCGAATAGGGGTACACCCTGTTCTGGTGGTTAGCAGTTCGGAGGTGGCTAAGGAGATTTTCACCACCAATGATGCGAACGTGACCTTCCGTCCTGCATTAGTAGCTGCAAAACTCTTGGGTTATAACTATGCCTTTTTTCCTTTCTCCCCCGGCGGTCCATATTGGCGGGAAACACGTAAGATATCCGTTTTAGAACTTCTCTCTAACCGCCGGAGTGAGGTTATCAAGCATATTAGAACCCAGGAAGTGGAAACTTCCATAAAAGAGTTGTACAGAGCATGCATGGACAAGCAGAGTATTGAAATGAAGCAGTGGTTTAGTGACTTAAATCTGGACGTCCTTCTTAGGATGGTAATCGGCAAGAAATACTTTGGTGCTGGTGCTGTTGGTGATGAGAAAGAAGGGCGACGATTCCAAGAGGTAATAAAGGTGCTTTTTCATTATCTGGGGATGCTTTTCCTGAGAGATGCTGTTCCATTTCTTGGATGGATGGATGTGGGTGGACATGAGAAGGCAATGAAGAACACCGCTAAAGAACTAGATGATTTCATGGAGAAATGGCTACAAGAGCATAAACGAAAGAGGTATAACAATCTTGATGATGCTGAAGCTGAGAAAGACTTCATGGACGTAATGCTTTCAATCCTTGTTGGCAAAAGCCTCGAAGGCTACGATGCTGATACAATCAACAAAGCTACATGCTTG AGTTTAATTGCAGGCAATGGGACCGTAGCAGTTGCTATGACATGGGCACTTGCATTATTGCTAAACAACCAGCCTGTGTTGAACAAGGCTCAGAAAGAGCTAGACAAAATTGTCGGCAAGGAAAGACTAGTAGATGAGAAAGACATCAAGAAGCTTGATTATCTCCAGGCTATAGTTAAAGAAACACTAAGACTTTACCCGCCAGCATTTATCCCTGGACCTCGTCAATTTATAGAAGACTGCACTATAGGTGGCTATCATGTCCCAAAAAATACTTGGCTGATGGTGAACGTTTGGAAAATCCAAAGAGACCCTCGTGTGTGGCCAGACCCAGCAGAGTTCAAACCAGAAAGGTTTCTCACAACCCATAAGAACGTCGACGTCTGGAGTCAAAATTTTGAGTTGCTTCCATTTGGAGGTGGCAGAAGAGGTTGCCCAGGAGCATCCCATAGCCTTCATATGATCCATTTGACATTAGCCACTTTACTTCATGCATTTGAAATTTCTACTCCCACAGATGCAGCTATTGATATGACTCCAGGCATTGGACTAACAAATATGAAAATGACTCCACTTGAAGCTGTTGTCTCACCTCGCCTGCCACCCAGTTGCTTTGAATGA
- the LOC110614346 gene encoding cytochrome P450 CYP82D47 isoform X2, producing the protein MDLLPPYMIDITLGLGLAAIILFYYYILRRSKFAEAKTAPEAGGAWPIIGHISLLAGRNQLPHITLAALADKYGPIFTVRIGIYPALVVNTWELAKEIFTTNDAAVWHRPKFTGPKLLGYNYTNFGFTPDFEYWREIRKLTASELLSNRRLQLLKHIRASEVQGSIKSTYKFWTKYKDETNRVKVDMQRCFNDINMNVILRMVAGKIYFGENSGGDEGKARPFQAAMRDFFRLSGLFVARDAFPFLGWMDLGGYEKAMKRTAKEFDSILEEWLEEHRRKRDTGQVSNTEQDFMDVLLSVLDGTDLPGYDIHTVIKSTAMAIIAGGTDTTTVTVTWGLALLLNNPIALRKAQEELDIQVGKERLANESDIDKLVYLQAIVKETLRLYPAGPLSGRRELSEDCSIGGYHVPAGTRLIVNSYKIQRDPRVWSNPMEFEPERFLNKHKEIDVKGQNFELIPFGAGRRSCPGINFGILMVHLALASFLQAFEMSTPSNSPVDMAESAGLTNSKATPLEVMFKPRLSACLYD; encoded by the exons ATGGATCTTCTTCCTCCATACATGATCGATATCACCCTCGGCCTTGGCCTTGCTGCTATAATTCTCTTTTACTACTATATCCTAAGGCGGTCCAAATTTGCCGAGGCCAAAACAGCTCCGGAGGCTGGCGGTGCATGGCCTATTATAGGTCACATCTCTTTGTTGGCAGGACGTAATCAGCTTCCCCACATAACATTAGCAGCCTTAGCTGATAAATATGGACCGATCTTCACCGTCAGGATTGGGATATACCCAGCTTTGGTGGTTAATACTTGGGAGTTGGCTAAGGAAATATTTACCACCAACGATGCTGCTGTTTGGCACCGCCCCAAATTCACAGGTCCAAAACTTCTGGGCTACAATTATACCAATTTCGGATTCACCCCTGACTTTGAGTACTGGCGCGAGATTCGCAAGTTAACGGCTTCAGAGCTACTCTCCAACCGCAGGCTTCAGCTACTAAAACATATTAGAGCCTCGGAGGTGCAGGGCTCGATAAAGAGTACGTACAAGTTCTGGACAAAATACAAAGATGAGACAAACCGAGTCAAGGTCGACATGCAGAGGTGCTTTAATGACATAAACATGAACGTGATTCTCAGGATGGTTGCAGGAAAGATATACTTTGGTGAAAATTCTGGAGGCGACGAAGGGAAGGCCCGGCCATTCCAGGCGGCGATGAGGGATTTCTTTCGCTTGTCAGGGCTGTTTGTAGCAAGGGATGCTTTTCCATTTCTTGGGTGGATGGATTTAGGTGGATATGAGAAGGCCATGAAGAGAACTGCCAAGGAATTTGACAGTATCCTTGAAGAATGGTTAGAGGAGCATCGCAGGAAGAGAGACACTGGCCAAGTTTCTAACACAGAGCAAGACTTTATGGACGTCTTGCTTTCGGTTCTTGATGGCACCGATCTTCCTGGTTATGATATTCATACTGTTATAAAATCCACAGCCATG GCTATTATTGCAGGGGGTACTGATACCACAACTGTTACAGTAACATGGGGACTAGCTCTATTGTTGAACAATCCGATTGCACTGAGGAAGGCCCAAGAAGAACTGGACATTCAAGTTGGCAAAGAAAGACTGGCGAATGAATCCGACATAGACAAGCTGGTATATCTTCAGGCAATAGTTAAGGAAACTTTGAGGTTGTACCCTGCTGGTCCATTGTCAGGACGAAGGGAACTCTCCGAGGATTGCAGCATCGGCGGCTACCATGTCCCTGCAGGAACCCGCCTGATAGTCAACAGTTACAAGATTCAAAGGGATCCGAGGGTGTGGTCAAATCCAATGGAATTTGAGCCAGAGAGATTTCTGAACAAACACAAGGAAATTGACGTTAAAGGTCAGAATTTTGAGCTGATTCCATTTGGTGCTGGTAGGAGATCATGCCCTGGGATAAATTTTGGAATTCTGATGGTTCATTTAGCTTTGGCAAGTTTCTTGCAAGCATTTGAGATGTCAACCCCATCAAATTCACCAGTTGATATGGCTGAGAGTGCTGGATTAACAAATAGCAAAGCCACCCCTCTTGAAGTTATGTTCAAACCTCGCTTGTCTGCTTGTCTCTATGATTAA
- the LOC110614346 gene encoding cytochrome P450 CYP82D47 isoform X1: MDLLPPYMIDITLGLGLAAIILFYYYILRRSKFAEAKTAPEAGGAWPIIGHISLLAGRNQLPHITLAALADKYGPIFTVRIGIYPALVVNTWELAKEIFTTNDAAVWHRPKFTGPKLLGYNYTNFGFTPDFEYWREIRKLTASELLSNRRLQLLKHIRASEVQGSIKSTYKFWTKYKDETNRVKVDMQRCFNDINMNVILRMVAGKIYFGENSGGDEGKARPFQAAMRDFFRLSGLFVARDAFPFLGWMDLGGYEKAMKRTAKEFDSILEEWLEEHRRKRDTGQVSNTEQDFMDVLLSVLDGTDLPGYDIHTVIKSTAMSTSVLQAIIAGGTDTTTVTVTWGLALLLNNPIALRKAQEELDIQVGKERLANESDIDKLVYLQAIVKETLRLYPAGPLSGRRELSEDCSIGGYHVPAGTRLIVNSYKIQRDPRVWSNPMEFEPERFLNKHKEIDVKGQNFELIPFGAGRRSCPGINFGILMVHLALASFLQAFEMSTPSNSPVDMAESAGLTNSKATPLEVMFKPRLSACLYD, translated from the exons ATGGATCTTCTTCCTCCATACATGATCGATATCACCCTCGGCCTTGGCCTTGCTGCTATAATTCTCTTTTACTACTATATCCTAAGGCGGTCCAAATTTGCCGAGGCCAAAACAGCTCCGGAGGCTGGCGGTGCATGGCCTATTATAGGTCACATCTCTTTGTTGGCAGGACGTAATCAGCTTCCCCACATAACATTAGCAGCCTTAGCTGATAAATATGGACCGATCTTCACCGTCAGGATTGGGATATACCCAGCTTTGGTGGTTAATACTTGGGAGTTGGCTAAGGAAATATTTACCACCAACGATGCTGCTGTTTGGCACCGCCCCAAATTCACAGGTCCAAAACTTCTGGGCTACAATTATACCAATTTCGGATTCACCCCTGACTTTGAGTACTGGCGCGAGATTCGCAAGTTAACGGCTTCAGAGCTACTCTCCAACCGCAGGCTTCAGCTACTAAAACATATTAGAGCCTCGGAGGTGCAGGGCTCGATAAAGAGTACGTACAAGTTCTGGACAAAATACAAAGATGAGACAAACCGAGTCAAGGTCGACATGCAGAGGTGCTTTAATGACATAAACATGAACGTGATTCTCAGGATGGTTGCAGGAAAGATATACTTTGGTGAAAATTCTGGAGGCGACGAAGGGAAGGCCCGGCCATTCCAGGCGGCGATGAGGGATTTCTTTCGCTTGTCAGGGCTGTTTGTAGCAAGGGATGCTTTTCCATTTCTTGGGTGGATGGATTTAGGTGGATATGAGAAGGCCATGAAGAGAACTGCCAAGGAATTTGACAGTATCCTTGAAGAATGGTTAGAGGAGCATCGCAGGAAGAGAGACACTGGCCAAGTTTCTAACACAGAGCAAGACTTTATGGACGTCTTGCTTTCGGTTCTTGATGGCACCGATCTTCCTGGTTATGATATTCATACTGTTATAAAATCCACAGCCATG TCCACGTCTGTTTTGCAGGCTATTATTGCAGGGGGTACTGATACCACAACTGTTACAGTAACATGGGGACTAGCTCTATTGTTGAACAATCCGATTGCACTGAGGAAGGCCCAAGAAGAACTGGACATTCAAGTTGGCAAAGAAAGACTGGCGAATGAATCCGACATAGACAAGCTGGTATATCTTCAGGCAATAGTTAAGGAAACTTTGAGGTTGTACCCTGCTGGTCCATTGTCAGGACGAAGGGAACTCTCCGAGGATTGCAGCATCGGCGGCTACCATGTCCCTGCAGGAACCCGCCTGATAGTCAACAGTTACAAGATTCAAAGGGATCCGAGGGTGTGGTCAAATCCAATGGAATTTGAGCCAGAGAGATTTCTGAACAAACACAAGGAAATTGACGTTAAAGGTCAGAATTTTGAGCTGATTCCATTTGGTGCTGGTAGGAGATCATGCCCTGGGATAAATTTTGGAATTCTGATGGTTCATTTAGCTTTGGCAAGTTTCTTGCAAGCATTTGAGATGTCAACCCCATCAAATTCACCAGTTGATATGGCTGAGAGTGCTGGATTAACAAATAGCAAAGCCACCCCTCTTGAAGTTATGTTCAAACCTCGCTTGTCTGCTTGTCTCTATGATTAA